The Lysobacter capsici genome has a segment encoding these proteins:
- the pyrF gene encoding orotidine-5'-phosphate decarboxylase, producing the protein MTFMQTLRDRWQQAGTLVCVGLDPEPAKFPVRFTADADAVFAFNRDIVDATAQYACAFKPQIAHFAALGAEDALARLIAYVHANHPGIPVILDSKRGDIGSTAQHYASEAFDRYAADAVTANPYLGRDSVQPFLDRADRGVVVLCRTSNPGAGDLQDLLVDGRPLYQHVAEKVAREWNGHGNCSLVVGATWPAQLREVRAIVGEVPFLVPGVGAQGGDVEAVVSNAKTADGTGLMVSSSRAILYASSGEDYADAAAAAAKSLRDQINRYR; encoded by the coding sequence ATGACCTTCATGCAGACACTGCGCGACCGCTGGCAACAGGCCGGCACCCTGGTCTGCGTCGGCCTGGATCCCGAGCCGGCCAAGTTCCCCGTGCGTTTCACCGCCGACGCCGATGCGGTGTTCGCGTTCAATCGCGACATCGTCGACGCCACCGCGCAGTACGCCTGCGCGTTCAAGCCGCAGATCGCCCACTTCGCCGCGCTGGGCGCCGAGGATGCGTTGGCACGCCTGATCGCCTACGTCCACGCGAATCACCCGGGCATCCCGGTGATCCTCGACAGCAAGCGCGGCGACATCGGCAGCACCGCGCAGCATTACGCCAGCGAAGCTTTCGATCGCTACGCGGCCGACGCGGTCACCGCCAATCCCTACCTCGGCCGCGATTCGGTGCAGCCCTTCCTCGATCGCGCCGATCGCGGCGTGGTGGTGCTGTGCCGCACCTCCAATCCCGGCGCCGGCGATCTGCAGGACCTGCTGGTCGACGGGCGTCCGCTGTATCAGCACGTCGCCGAGAAAGTCGCGCGCGAGTGGAACGGCCACGGCAATTGTTCGCTGGTGGTCGGCGCGACCTGGCCGGCGCAGCTGCGCGAAGTGCGCGCGATCGTCGGCGAGGTGCCGTTCCTGGTGCCCGGGGTCGGCGCGCAGGGCGGCGATGTCGAGGCGGTGGTGAGCAACGCCAAGACCGCCGACGGCACCGGCCTGATGGTCAGCAGCTCGCGCGCGATCCTGTACGCGTCCAGCGGCGAGGATTACGCCGACGCCGCGGCGGCCGCGGCGAAGTCGCTGCGCGATCAGATCAACCGTTACCGCTGA
- the glyA gene encoding serine hydroxymethyltransferase, producing the protein MFPSHTRIAGFDDELAQAIAAEARRQEDHVELIASENYASPRVLEAQGSVLTNKYAEGYPGKRYYGGCEFVDIAEQLAIDRVKELFGADYGNVQPHSGSQANQAVYFALLNPGDTILGMSLAHGGHLTHGAKVNASGKLFNAIQYGVNEQGLIDYDEVERLALEHKPKMVVAGFSAYSQVVDWARFRAIADKVGAYLFVDMAHVAGLIAAGVYPSPVPHAHVVTSTTHKTLRGPRGGIIVAKRWEGSVDAGSGAVDFDEMQKKLQSIVFPGIQGGPLMHVIAAKAVAFKEALEPEFKEYQAQVVKNAQAMAKTIIARGYKIVSGGTENHLMLVDMIGKGITGKDAEAALGRAHITVNKNAVPNDPQKPFVTSGLRIGTPAVTTRGYKEPDCVALAEWICDVLDNPKDENVIAGVRENVTKQCAQFPVYG; encoded by the coding sequence ATGTTCCCCAGCCACACCCGTATTGCCGGATTCGATGACGAACTCGCCCAGGCCATCGCCGCCGAGGCCCGCCGGCAGGAAGACCATGTCGAACTGATCGCCTCGGAAAACTATGCCAGCCCGCGCGTGCTCGAGGCCCAGGGCAGCGTGCTGACCAACAAGTACGCCGAAGGCTATCCGGGCAAGCGCTATTACGGCGGCTGCGAATTCGTCGACATCGCCGAGCAGCTGGCGATCGACCGGGTCAAGGAATTGTTCGGCGCCGACTACGGCAACGTGCAGCCGCATTCGGGCTCGCAGGCCAACCAGGCGGTGTATTTCGCCCTGCTCAATCCGGGCGACACCATCCTCGGCATGAGCCTGGCCCACGGCGGCCACCTCACCCACGGCGCCAAGGTCAACGCCAGCGGCAAGCTGTTCAACGCGATCCAGTACGGCGTCAACGAACAGGGCCTGATCGATTACGACGAAGTCGAACGCCTGGCCCTGGAGCACAAGCCGAAGATGGTCGTGGCCGGCTTCAGCGCTTACTCGCAGGTGGTCGACTGGGCGCGTTTCCGCGCTATCGCCGACAAGGTCGGCGCGTATCTGTTCGTCGACATGGCCCATGTCGCCGGCCTGATCGCCGCCGGCGTGTACCCGAGCCCGGTCCCGCATGCGCACGTGGTCACCTCGACCACCCACAAGACCCTGCGCGGCCCGCGCGGCGGCATCATCGTGGCCAAGCGCTGGGAAGGTTCGGTCGACGCCGGCAGCGGCGCGGTCGATTTCGACGAGATGCAGAAGAAGCTGCAGAGCATCGTGTTCCCGGGCATCCAGGGCGGTCCGCTGATGCACGTGATCGCGGCCAAGGCGGTCGCGTTCAAGGAAGCGCTGGAGCCCGAATTCAAGGAATACCAGGCCCAGGTCGTCAAGAACGCCCAGGCCATGGCCAAGACCATCATCGCGCGCGGCTACAAGATCGTTTCGGGCGGCACCGAAAACCATCTGATGCTGGTCGACATGATCGGCAAGGGCATCACCGGCAAGGACGCGGAAGCCGCGCTCGGCCGCGCCCACATCACCGTCAACAAGAACGCGGTGCCCAACGACCCGCAAAAGCCCTTCGTGACCTCGGGCCTGCGCATCGGCACCCCGGCCGTCACCACCCGCGGCTACAAGGAACCCGACTGCGTGGCCCTGGCCGAGTGGATCTGCGACGTGCTCGACAACCCGAAGGACGAGAACGTCATCGCCGGCGTGCGCGAGAACGTGACCAAGCAGTGCGCGCAGTTCCCGGTGTATGGCTAA
- the map gene encoding type I methionyl aminopeptidase: MTVLHAFELEGLRRAGSLVSTILATMREAAVAGAVSRDLDAIGATMLREAGARSAPQLTYDFPGATCISINSVAAHGIPDASVLRDGDLVNIDVSAELDGYFADTGGSFVVGTASAAQQKLLDATLEARDSAIAQLRAGNLLNSIGRTVETVAARRGLRVIRNLGSHGVGRALHEAPGNIPGYYDPRDTRRLHEGMVITIEPFLATHCTHTDEGDDGWAMRCRRGFAAQFEHTVVVTSGEPIVVT; the protein is encoded by the coding sequence ATGACCGTACTGCACGCCTTCGAACTCGAGGGATTGCGCCGCGCCGGCTCGCTGGTGTCGACCATCCTCGCCACGATGCGCGAAGCCGCCGTCGCCGGCGCGGTCTCGCGCGATCTCGACGCGATCGGCGCGACGATGCTGCGCGAGGCCGGCGCGCGTTCGGCGCCGCAGCTGACCTACGACTTCCCCGGCGCAACCTGCATCAGCATCAACTCGGTCGCCGCCCACGGCATTCCCGACGCCAGCGTGTTGCGCGACGGCGACCTGGTGAACATCGACGTCTCGGCCGAACTCGACGGCTACTTCGCCGACACCGGCGGCAGCTTCGTGGTCGGCACCGCCAGCGCGGCCCAGCAGAAACTGCTCGACGCGACCTTGGAAGCGCGCGACAGCGCGATCGCGCAACTGCGCGCCGGCAACCTGCTCAACAGCATCGGCCGCACCGTCGAAACGGTGGCGGCGCGACGCGGCCTGCGGGTGATCCGCAACCTCGGCAGCCACGGCGTCGGCCGCGCCCTGCACGAAGCCCCGGGCAACATCCCCGGCTACTACGACCCGCGCGACACCCGCCGCCTGCACGAGGGCATGGTGATCACGATCGAACCGTTCCTGGCGACCCACTGCACCCACACCGACGAAGGCGACGACGGCTGGGCGATGCGCTGCCGGCGCGGTTTCGCGGCTCAGTTCGAGCACACGGTGGTGGTGACGTCGGGGGAGCCTATCGTCGTCACGTGA
- a CDS encoding glycosyltransferase family 2 protein, whose amino-acid sequence MTSSSDPRPLPARAEFQAIVVSYRSAATIDECLSRLRECAGVAAIRVVDNQSDDGTLEIVQRHASLDPRLRFVANPDNPGFSVGCNQGVAELEPARDDDWLVFVNPDCMVEPDTFVRLHALAAPLGDALLSADLVNEHDERDAAVRRRDPDFGAMLAGLLRPWAAPKMAVAPDDSQELQSVQATSGALMLMPRRLFARIGGFDEGYRLHAEDLDLCRRVRDSGATVAVANHVRVMHVRGVSSRSRPFFVEWNKHRGLWRYFSKFEAPRRGALVRAGVFAAIWLRFPIAALRAAFR is encoded by the coding sequence GTGACCTCTTCCTCTGATCCGCGCCCGCTCCCGGCCCGCGCGGAATTCCAGGCGATCGTGGTCAGCTACCGCAGCGCCGCGACCATCGACGAATGCCTGAGCCGATTGCGCGAGTGCGCCGGCGTCGCCGCGATCCGCGTCGTCGACAACCAATCCGACGACGGCACCCTGGAAATCGTGCAACGCCATGCCTCGCTCGACCCGCGCCTGCGCTTCGTCGCCAATCCCGACAACCCCGGGTTCTCGGTCGGCTGCAATCAGGGCGTGGCCGAACTGGAACCGGCGCGCGACGACGACTGGCTGGTGTTCGTCAATCCCGACTGCATGGTCGAACCCGACACCTTCGTGCGCCTGCACGCGCTGGCCGCGCCGCTCGGCGATGCGTTGCTAAGCGCCGATCTGGTCAACGAACACGACGAACGCGACGCCGCGGTGCGCCGGCGCGATCCGGACTTCGGCGCGATGCTGGCCGGCCTGCTGCGTCCGTGGGCCGCGCCGAAAATGGCGGTGGCGCCGGACGATAGCCAGGAACTGCAGTCGGTGCAGGCGACCTCGGGCGCGTTGATGCTGATGCCGCGGCGCTTGTTCGCGCGTATCGGCGGATTCGACGAAGGCTATCGCCTGCACGCCGAAGATCTCGACCTGTGCCGGCGCGTGCGCGATAGCGGCGCCACCGTCGCGGTCGCCAACCACGTGCGGGTGATGCACGTGCGCGGCGTGTCCAGCCGCTCGCGGCCGTTCTTCGTCGAATGGAACAAGCACCGCGGCCTGTGGCGCTACTTCAGCAAATTCGAAGCCCCGCGCCGCGGCGCGCTGGTGCGCGCGGGCGTATTCGCGGCGATCTGGTTGCGGTTTCCGATCGCGGCCTTGCGCGCGGCGTTTCGTTGA
- the lpxO gene encoding lipid A hydroxylase LpxO produces MKWVFVFLFLASAVYVHYRGRVRHRLGRQLLDHSTFMAPINVLMYACSRVPTSPYLSPDQYFPELEPLRARWREIRAEALHLRELQQIKAAEGYNDVGFNSFFRRGWKRFYLKWYDDAHPSAAELCPVTTQLLREVPSVKAAMFTELPPGGELRPHRDPYAGSLRLHLGLDTPNDDACFIDVDGQRYSWRDGEWTMFDETYIHWAQNGSEQNRIILFCDIERPMRWGWARGLNRFIAKRLIAAGASPNNEGDKTGGINKAFKYFYSLRLKAKGLKERSKGTYYFFKYAAVVAVVAFIVWV; encoded by the coding sequence ATGAAATGGGTCTTCGTCTTCCTGTTCCTCGCCAGCGCGGTCTATGTGCACTACCGCGGCCGGGTACGCCACCGCCTGGGCCGCCAGTTGCTGGACCATTCGACTTTCATGGCGCCGATCAACGTGCTGATGTACGCCTGCTCGCGGGTGCCGACCAGCCCGTACCTGAGCCCGGACCAGTATTTCCCCGAACTCGAGCCGCTGCGCGCGCGCTGGCGCGAGATCCGCGCCGAGGCCCTGCACCTGCGCGAGCTGCAGCAGATCAAGGCCGCCGAAGGCTATAACGACGTCGGCTTCAACTCGTTCTTCCGCCGCGGCTGGAAGCGCTTCTACCTGAAGTGGTACGACGACGCCCACCCCTCGGCCGCCGAGCTGTGCCCGGTCACCACCCAGCTGTTGCGCGAAGTGCCCAGCGTCAAGGCGGCGATGTTCACCGAGCTGCCGCCCGGCGGCGAGCTGCGCCCGCACCGCGACCCCTACGCCGGCTCGCTGCGCCTGCATCTGGGCCTGGACACGCCCAACGACGACGCCTGCTTCATCGACGTCGACGGCCAGCGCTACAGCTGGCGCGACGGCGAATGGACGATGTTCGACGAAACCTATATCCACTGGGCCCAGAACGGCTCGGAGCAGAACCGCATCATCCTGTTCTGCGACATCGAGCGGCCGATGCGCTGGGGCTGGGCGCGCGGGCTGAACCGCTTCATCGCCAAGCGCCTGATCGCGGCCGGCGCCTCGCCGAACAACGAAGGCGACAAGACCGGCGGGATCAACAAGGCGTTCAAGTACTTCTACAGCCTGCGCCTGAAGGCCAAGGGGCTGAAGGAGCGCAGCAAGGGGACGTATTACTTCTTCAAGTACGCGGCGGTGGTGGCGGTGGTGGCGTTTATTGTTTGGGTTTGA
- a CDS encoding MBL fold metallo-hydrolase, whose translation MDRRTDRTRRRLLAAALAAGAALGTRALPALAAAGTAASGPAGRSRLILLGTAGGPTPKALRAAPANAVVVGDAVYVVDCGNGVARQMALAGLSLGAIGDVFITHHHSDHNADYGNLLWLAWAADLRRPVDAWGPPPLKRMTRRFLQLNDTDIRTRIADEGRPPLAPLIRPHELRHGGVVMRDDRVKVTAALVEHPPMTPAFAYRFDCPDRSIVFSGDTRPSAALVELARGADVLVHEVMYLPALERLIASEAQAARLRQHLLDSHTTTEQVGRLATQAGVKTLVLTHFVPGGDATLTDEVWREAVAPYFKGELVIGRDLMEL comes from the coding sequence ATGGACCGACGCACAGATCGCACCCGCCGGCGTTTGCTCGCCGCTGCCCTCGCCGCCGGCGCCGCGCTCGGCACCCGCGCGCTGCCCGCGCTCGCCGCCGCCGGCACCGCCGCGAGCGGGCCGGCCGGGCGCTCGCGCCTGATCCTGCTCGGCACCGCCGGCGGACCGACCCCGAAGGCGCTGCGCGCCGCGCCGGCGAACGCGGTGGTGGTCGGCGACGCGGTCTACGTGGTCGACTGCGGCAACGGCGTGGCCCGGCAGATGGCGCTGGCCGGGCTGTCGCTCGGCGCGATCGGCGACGTGTTCATCACCCACCACCATTCCGATCACAACGCCGACTACGGCAACCTGCTGTGGCTGGCCTGGGCCGCGGATCTGCGCCGCCCGGTCGACGCCTGGGGGCCGCCGCCGCTCAAGCGCATGACCCGGCGCTTCCTGCAGCTCAACGACACCGACATCCGCACCCGCATCGCCGACGAAGGCCGGCCGCCGCTGGCGCCGCTGATCCGGCCGCATGAGCTGCGTCACGGCGGCGTGGTGATGCGCGACGATCGGGTCAAGGTCACCGCCGCGCTGGTCGAGCACCCGCCGATGACGCCGGCGTTCGCCTACCGCTTCGACTGCCCGGATCGCTCGATCGTGTTTTCCGGCGACACCCGGCCCAGCGCGGCCCTGGTTGAACTGGCGCGCGGCGCCGACGTGCTGGTGCATGAGGTGATGTATCTGCCGGCGCTGGAGCGATTGATCGCCAGCGAAGCGCAGGCCGCGCGGCTGCGCCAGCATCTGCTCGACAGCCACACCACCACCGAGCAGGTCGGCCGCTTGGCGACGCAGGCCGGGGTCAAGACCTTGGTGCTGACCCATTTCGTGCCCGGTGGCGACGCGACGCTGACCGATGAGGTCTGGCGCGAGGCGGTGGCGCCGTATTTCAAGGGTGAATTGGTGATCGGGCGGGATTTGATGGAGCTGTGA
- the ettA gene encoding energy-dependent translational throttle protein EttA, with protein MQYIYTMNGVSKTVPPKRQIIKDISLSFFPGAKIGLLGLNGAGKSTVLKIMAGVDQDFTGEARPATGIKVGYLAQEPQLNPEHTVREAVEVGVGDVLSAQAALDKIYDAYAEEGADFDKLAAEQQRLEAILASGDAHTLEHQLEVAADALRLPPWDAIIGKLSGGEKRRVALCQLLLQKPDMLLLDEPTNHLDAESVEWLEQFLTRYTGTVVAVTHDRYFLENAAEWILELDRGKGIPWKGNYTAWLEQKSERLKQEESGEKARQKALAKELEWVRSNAKGGRTKGKARMARFEELNSVEYQRRNETNEIFIPPGERLGNSVIEFKNVSKSFGDRLLIDDLSFIIPAGAIVGIIGPNGAGKSTLFKMVTGQETPDKGEIVKGPSTKIAYVDQSRDKLDGNHNVFQEISGGADILNINGVEIQSRAYLGRFNFKGQDQQKMVGTLSGGERGRLHLAKTLLQGGNVLLLDEPSNDLDVETLRALEDALLEFPGCAVVISHDRWFLDRIATHILAFEGDSHVEFFQGNYREYEDDKKRRLGEEGARPHRLRFKALK; from the coding sequence ATGCAATACATCTACACCATGAACGGCGTCAGCAAGACCGTGCCGCCGAAGCGTCAGATCATCAAGGACATCTCGCTGTCGTTCTTCCCGGGCGCCAAGATCGGCCTGCTCGGCCTGAACGGCGCCGGCAAGTCGACCGTGCTCAAGATCATGGCCGGCGTCGACCAGGACTTCACCGGCGAAGCGCGCCCGGCCACCGGCATCAAGGTCGGCTACCTCGCGCAGGAACCGCAGCTCAACCCCGAACACACCGTGCGCGAAGCGGTCGAGGTCGGCGTCGGCGACGTGCTCAGCGCGCAGGCCGCGCTCGACAAGATCTACGACGCCTACGCCGAGGAAGGCGCCGACTTCGACAAGCTCGCCGCCGAACAGCAACGGCTGGAAGCGATCCTCGCCTCGGGCGATGCGCACACCCTGGAACACCAGCTGGAAGTCGCCGCCGACGCGCTGCGCCTGCCGCCGTGGGACGCGATCATCGGCAAGCTGTCGGGCGGCGAAAAGCGTCGCGTCGCGCTGTGCCAGCTGCTGCTGCAAAAGCCCGACATGCTGCTGCTCGACGAACCGACCAACCACCTCGACGCCGAATCGGTCGAATGGCTGGAGCAGTTCCTGACCCGCTACACCGGCACCGTGGTGGCCGTCACCCACGATCGCTACTTCCTCGAAAACGCCGCCGAGTGGATTCTCGAACTCGACCGCGGCAAGGGCATCCCGTGGAAGGGCAACTACACCGCCTGGCTGGAACAGAAGTCCGAGCGCCTCAAGCAGGAAGAGTCCGGCGAAAAGGCCCGCCAGAAGGCGCTGGCCAAGGAACTCGAGTGGGTGCGCAGCAACGCCAAGGGCGGTCGCACCAAGGGCAAGGCGCGCATGGCGCGCTTCGAGGAGCTCAACTCGGTCGAATACCAGCGTCGCAACGAGACCAACGAGATCTTCATCCCGCCGGGCGAGCGCCTGGGCAACTCGGTGATCGAGTTCAAGAACGTGTCCAAGTCGTTCGGCGATCGTCTGCTGATCGACGACCTGAGCTTCATCATCCCGGCCGGCGCGATCGTCGGCATCATCGGGCCGAACGGCGCGGGTAAGTCGACCCTGTTCAAGATGGTCACCGGCCAGGAAACCCCGGACAAGGGCGAGATCGTCAAGGGCCCGAGCACCAAGATCGCTTATGTGGACCAGAGCCGCGACAAGCTCGACGGCAACCACAACGTGTTCCAGGAAATCTCCGGCGGCGCCGACATCCTCAACATCAACGGCGTGGAAATCCAGTCGCGCGCGTACCTGGGCCGCTTCAACTTCAAGGGCCAGGATCAGCAGAAGATGGTCGGCACGCTGTCGGGCGGCGAACGCGGCCGTCTGCACCTGGCCAAGACCCTGCTGCAGGGCGGCAACGTGCTGCTGCTCGACGAACCGTCCAACGACCTCGACGTGGAAACCCTGCGCGCGCTCGAAGACGCGTTGCTCGAGTTCCCGGGCTGCGCGGTGGTCATCTCGCATGACCGCTGGTTCCTCGACCGCATCGCTACCCACATCCTCGCCTTCGAAGGCGACTCGCACGTGGAGTTCTTCCAGGGCAACTACCGCGAGTACGAGGACGACAAGAAGCGTCGTCTCGGCGAAGAAGGCGCGCGTCCGCACCGCCTGCGTTTCAAGGCGCTCAAGTAA
- a CDS encoding glycosyltransferase codes for MSELPIVVVPVGVDDDALDACLAALELCTPPGTRVWLADDAQSGPRGYAIIERWLQRTALKADYSRRQRGIGEVAHLDEILTACGEADVAVLAADAVPAPGWLSRLSASLAVDRAIASATPWCNAGEAAAWPRIGEIAPLPDAGDAERLARALAQMPAAHPELPAAIGHAVLLRGSARRRAGGLDAASYGSWYAALTDLSLRLSGLGWRNVLCDTAYVARLGEGHPSDGDMDALASRWPDWHARLANFLMHDPLRELRQHLAERLERVGPPEPQRDLFL; via the coding sequence ATGAGCGAACTGCCGATCGTGGTGGTGCCGGTCGGCGTCGACGACGACGCCCTCGACGCCTGCCTGGCCGCGCTGGAGCTGTGCACCCCGCCGGGCACGCGCGTGTGGCTGGCCGACGACGCCCAATCCGGACCGCGCGGCTACGCCATCATCGAACGCTGGCTGCAGCGCACCGCGCTCAAGGCCGATTACAGCCGCCGCCAGCGCGGCATCGGCGAGGTCGCGCACCTGGACGAAATCCTGACCGCCTGCGGCGAGGCCGACGTGGCCGTGCTCGCCGCCGACGCGGTGCCCGCGCCGGGCTGGCTGTCGCGCCTGAGCGCGAGCCTGGCGGTCGATCGCGCGATCGCCTCGGCCACGCCTTGGTGCAACGCCGGCGAAGCCGCCGCGTGGCCGCGCATCGGCGAGATCGCGCCCTTGCCCGATGCCGGCGACGCCGAACGCCTGGCCCGCGCGCTGGCGCAGATGCCGGCCGCGCATCCGGAACTGCCGGCGGCGATCGGCCACGCGGTGCTGCTGCGCGGCAGCGCGCGCCGCCGCGCCGGCGGCCTGGACGCGGCCAGCTACGGCTCGTGGTACGCCGCGCTGACCGACCTGTCGCTGCGCCTGTCCGGCCTGGGCTGGCGCAACGTGCTGTGCGATACCGCCTACGTCGCCCGCCTGGGCGAAGGCCATCCGAGCGACGGCGACATGGACGCGCTGGCCTCGCGCTGGCCCGACTGGCATGCGCGGCTGGCGAATTTCCTGATGCACGATCCCCTGCGCGAATTGCGCCAACACCTCGCCGAACGCCTCGAACGCGTCGGCCCACCGGAACCGCAACGTGACCTCTTCCTCTGA